DNA from Funiculus sociatus GB2-C1:
GCAAACTTAACCGAAGCGAGACTCACTGGCGCGAAGTTGTATGGCGCATCTTTAAATAGCGTTAACTTAAGTAGAGCTTTTTTGAAGGGATTAGACTTGGGTGGAGTTGATTTAGAGGGAGTCAACCTCAGCGATGCCAAACTGACTGGCGCTAACCTGGAAGGCTCCAACTTGGTAGCAGCTGATTTGAGTGAAGCGATGCTGCGCGGAGTTAACCTCAAAGGAGCAGACTTAAGGAGCGCTAACTTGGTAAACGCTTGTTTAGAGGGAGCAGATTTAAGCTGGACGATTCTCAGTAAAGCAGACTTTAGCGATGCAAATCTCAGTGAAGCAAAACTGGTAGGAGCAAACCTGGAAGGTGCCAAACTTAGCGGCGCTATACTGCCATCAGAAACACTAAACTCCGTCTATTCAGCAAACGTTTTCGCTATGACAGCGTTTGAAGAAGCAGTGGAACAAATGGTTGGATAAAAGCTTGACGACGTAGGGACACGACGGTGTTGCGTCCCTACACGAACTAATCATAAATTGCAGATTATGGATAAGGATTTTGCTACAACTGGCTACGGTGTAGTATTAGTAACGGCATCTTCGCAGGAAGAAGCAGAAAAGATAGCCCAAAATTTAGTACAATCTCGTCTTGCTGCTTGTGTTAGCTTGATGCCAGTGCATTCCATCTACACCTGGCAAGGAAAAGTGAACTCAGAACAAGAGTGGCAGCTGGTAATTAAAACAGATTTGGCGCACTTTTCCACCCTAGAAGCTAAGATTCGAGAATTGCACTCTTACGAAGTACCAGAAATTATTGCTCTCCCAATTTTGGCTGGTTCTCAACCTTATTTACAGTGGATTTCAGATAACGTGAATGAGAGATAAAGCCT
Protein-coding regions in this window:
- a CDS encoding pentapeptide repeat-containing protein codes for the protein MEVSHLLRLYEAGHRDFAGVDLSGADLRGVTLIGVNLTGANLIGAKLSRAFLTKSDLTKASLNWAELNFVKLSEGKLVDADLTKANLSGAFLVKSKLPGAKLSGANLCAANLREANLWGANLSGANLQRINLRESNLSGVNLNWANLTEARLTGAKLYGASLNSVNLSRAFLKGLDLGGVDLEGVNLSDAKLTGANLEGSNLVAADLSEAMLRGVNLKGADLRSANLVNACLEGADLSWTILSKADFSDANLSEAKLVGANLEGAKLSGAILPSETLNSVYSANVFAMTAFEEAVEQMVG
- the cutA gene encoding divalent-cation tolerance protein CutA — protein: MDKDFATTGYGVVLVTASSQEEAEKIAQNLVQSRLAACVSLMPVHSIYTWQGKVNSEQEWQLVIKTDLAHFSTLEAKIRELHSYEVPEIIALPILAGSQPYLQWISDNVNER